GCTCACGGGCGCGTTCGAAAACGGCAGCGAACTTCTCCGGGGGATTACCCAGCTCGGCACTATCGAGTCCGATCGCCGCCAGGCGATGATGCCAGGCACGCGTCTGTTCAAGCACCGTCATCGCCTCCTCGGCAGAGCGATCGCGCACAAAACTCATGATCAGCGCACTGGAAATGTCGTAGCGTTGCTCGGCTTCCCGCATGGCCCGTTCAAGCCCCTCGAAAGGCACACTCGGTTCAAGACCTCGCAACAGATGTGGCTGAGGATCAAAGGAGAGTTCGACATGCACCACGCCATCGGCGTGGGCACGATCGAAATAGGCCATGGCAAGTTCGAAGAAGTCCTGCTCGGTATGCAGTACCGCCATGCCCTGATAGTAGAGATCAAGAAACGATTGCAGATTGCTGAACTCGTAGGCTGCCCGCACCTCGTCGATACTCGCATAGGGCAGGGTCACGCCATTGCGTGCCGCCAGTTCGAACATCAGCTCCGGTTCCAGAGTGCCTTCAATATGCAGGTGCAGCTCTGCCTTGGGCAGCGCCTTGAGCCAGGTCTTCATCGTCGCCTCCGAGGATGATGAAAAAGTACGGGACACGACATCACCACTCGGCCAGCAAGTGATGAGACGCGCGATGGGGCGACATCTTGCCATGGCGGCAGGCATCACTCACATTTTTCGGACATCGATCTGCCATGGCACGCATGAAAAGCTGGCCCCTGAAACGAAATTGCCGTGGCAGTCAACTGCCACGGCAATCATTCACCTACAGGGACAGATGTGTTACTTGCGGTCTTTCAGGGCGTCCTTGGTCTCACCCCGGGCCGACTTGCCATGGCCTTTTGCCTGCTGGGCCTTGCCTTCGGCTTCGGTGTGATGATTATCGGTTGCCTTGCCAACCCCTTCCTTGAGCTTGCCGGCAGCCTTGTCGATTGCGCCTTCGGCCTTGTCTGCCTTTGAATCCTTTGCCATGACACCTACCTCCTTGCTGGCATGTCGGGTCGATTGACCCTCGGCAAATGACGACATGCCCATGCCGTCACCTGACTTCAGCATGGTTCAATTTACGATGAATGCCAGTCTTGTTTGTAACAGTATGCAACATGCTACAAAGCCTCTCGAACTCTGACATTACGATACCACCAGAGGCACAAAACAATAGTCTTACGACTGTCTACAGTTACAAAAGCGCACATAACGCCGACATCGTCCTGCTGGCGCTTTGATATACTTTTGTGGAGTCACTACAAGGGAGTACATCGCGACATGCTCACGATGATAATCGGTGTAGTGCTGAATCTGCTGGGGATTCTGGCACTCTGGTCCAGCTTTACCAGTAGTTATTACATGGACCCGGCACTTCAGGACGTATTCTACCTGGCACTCGGCCTGTGGGGTATTTCTGTTGTGGGCGCGCTGCTCTGTCTCAGTCCGGTTACCCGCCGTGCAGGCTCGACACTGGTATCGATCGGTTCACTGATCTTCTTTCCGCTTGGCCTGATCGCCATGATTGGGGCGCGAAAAATGCTCAATGAGCAAAAGCGCAGCCAAAAATCGGATCATCATGGCGCTCATCATTCCAACGGCTATTCCGATCTGGTCTGACGCCTCAAGCGTGTGTTTCAGACAGAACAGGAAAAGGGAGCATGCTCTGCTCCCTTTTTGATGTGCGGACACTCATATCATCGCGTTTTTCTCACCCCCGGTTGCCATAACGGCTGACCAGGAAGCGATTGATATCCTCGGATTCGTACATCCACTCCACACTGCCATCATCCTTCGTGATCCTTAGACAGGGCACCATGGTACGCCCGCCCCCCTGCTGTAATTCCTGGCGGGCTTCAGGATCGCGACGCGTATCACGCAGTTCGATATCGAGATCGAGTTGTTCAATCTGGCGCAGCACCCGTTGACAGAACGGGCATGCCGGAAACTGATAAAGCACCAACTCCTGAGTCATTCAATTCCCTCCCTTGCCCGCTCACAGGGGCGTTGTTTCAACCGTGACAAGGGCCATGACAGGCACCCTTACCATTCACTCTCTTCTCTTAATGTGGCTGGCGATCACTGACTTGCCAAATTCTGACACTCGAATGAGCGTTATCGATCCGTCTCTTCGGCGGCAGGCTCATTAAGCGATGCCGGGACCGTCACTTCCTCGATATCCACGATTTCCGATCGATTCATGGTGACCTTCCAGCGCTGATGGACCACCCGCTGGCCCTCACTGGAGCGGGTCAGCAAATTGAGCTGATGGCGTTTTTCGACTTCATCACGCACCACCTCATTATCCTTGAGTCGATACACATGGTGGGTTTCACGGTCCATCAGGCGCGACAGGGGCTGGAGATCCAGCAGAATGGTTTCACGCATTTTCTCGTAACCGCCGAGGAAACGGCCGGGTGACATGCGTGACCGACTGCGATAGTGCAGGATGACTTCTTCGCGCTGCCCCAGACTGCCCTTGCGTGCGGCCTGAATCGCAGCATCCAGATGACGATAGCGCGTATAGTCAAGCCACTCGAGCTGACGTCCGACCGTATCACCACTATCAACATCGAAGTAGCGTCGGCGCCAGCGAGGGCGCCCCTTGCGCAGCCAGCGCAGCAGGGTATGACGCAGATCCTCCTTGAAGACCTCGCGCATGGCATACAGCAGCGCCAGTACCAGTACAAATTGCAGCGTCAGGTTGCTCATGACATGACGAGCTTCCAGCAGCAATGCAGACATCACGATCATGATCAGTCCGGCGGCCAGCGCTCGCACCATGCGTCCTTCATTGGCGCCAAGTTCCTGGGTTGTCTGCCTGAGGGTGAGGGGATACTCGATCAACCGCCGCAGACGGCGCATCTTGTTGGAGATGCGTGATGGATCGGCGGTTACCCGTGCCGAGTTATAGGCCTGCTGCTCGCGATGGGCATCCTCATCCCGGCAGAATGCCAACAGACGCTCGCTCGCCGCCGTCAGATGGTCACCCGACGGCAGATGGGCCACCAGCCGCAGCAGTTGCTGCTCGCTGAACCATGAGAGGTAGTTATCGATACTGCGATAGTAACGCTGATGCTTGTCGAGCCGGGGGGTGGTCTGGCGCACTCGCTTTAGAACATCCCGACACTGACTGGCCAGCTCATCGAGTCGAACCGCCGTGATGTCGTCAGCGTCTTCGATCAACTGCTGGACGGTGTGCTCCAGTGCTACCACATACTGCCAGGCATACAGGCTCAGCCGTACCCGGTACCCCTGACCACTGGCACGCTCTTCATCATCCGCGCCGTCTTCACGCCGGGGCAGCCGGTAATGGCTGCTGTAATACATGCGCCGAACATGGAAGGCCTGATGATAGAAGCTCTCCTCCGACATGTATCGGGCGTTGAGCCCCAGCTCGCCGGGAACAAACAGATAGAGATCCAGTTGATGAGGCGTGGATTCACGCAGTACCCGGGTCAGGCGCAGCTTGAAACCATCCCTGCGTTCGGCACTGATCATGGTGCTGCCTGCCTCCTATTGGCTTGTGCCTTTGCTCTCTTTCCCCGCCAACAGGTCCGCCAGCCAGGCCGCCGGATCGGCGACCCGGTCCGGATCAAGCGCGATCAGCTGCACCGGCTGATGGTCAAGTGACCGTCTCGAGGCTGTATCAAACATTGTCAGATCCGCTTCCCGACAGTAGATCAGCGCGCGAGCGCCCGTCCGCTCGATCAACGCCGGAATTTCGCTCGGATAAAAGACGCGCACACCTGCAATCCGGGTCGCGTGCTGCCAGGGCGCATCACTGACCAGCGCCTCCAGGCGCAGCCCTGACGAGGCAACAAGCTGTTGTTGTAATCGATAGTGCACCGCTTCGATGCCGCAGATAATCACGCCATGGCCGACAGGGCCCCTGGTGGGCTTCAAGCGCCTTTGTAATCGTTCCAGCCATACCTTCATGTCGCTCTGCCCATCGGAATCATTCTCGCAGGAAAAACATGGAAGCTGCTTCTTACACCCCGAACGCAACGCCTGCCACAATGGTGCCAAACCATCTAGACTTCATCTCGGAGCCGGCGTTGACACGCCGGACTCATTGATGGCCGGACGCCATCCCATTGACTGCAGGAAGCGTAATGTCATGACTCACAGGCCTGCTTCGGCGCCCCCCTCTTCCTCCGACCATACCATCGGACGTGAAGCCGACACGCCAATGGCCATTCCGGCACGCGGCTGGTGGCAGACATTGCTTCGTGTCCGTGCCGAAATCAATGACAACCATGCCAACCTGATCGCGGCCAGTATCGCCTTCTATGGCCTGCTCGCACTGTTTCCGGCCATTGCCGCTTTCATTTCACTGTGGGGCATGATCTTCGATCCTGACCAGGTGCAGGCACAGATCAACATGCTCAGCAGTGTACTACCCAGTGAAGCCGCCACCCTGATTGAACAGCAAGCCCTTGCCGTGACTACCCAGCCCGGTAGTGGTCTGGGGGCCACCGCCATCGGTGGTCTGCTCCTGACCCTGGTCAGCGCTTCCAAGGGTGTTCGAGGGTTCATGGCCGGGCTCAATATCATGTACAACGAACGTGAAGAGCGTGGATTGATCAAACGCACCCTGATCACCTGGGTGCTGACAGCCGGGCTGATTCTGATGACCATTGTCACCCTGGGGACCATTACCCTGCTGCCGGCCCTGATCGCTCGATTACCGTTCGGCGGGATGCTCAATGCCCTGTTGATTTATGTCCGCTGGCCATTGCTGCTGGCGCTGGTCATGATGGCGCTGACGATTCTCTATCGCTTCGGCCCCAGCCGGCGCCCACCCCGGCTCGGCTGGATCAGTACCGGATCGATCGCCGCCACCCTGTTATGGCTGGTGGGATCAATCGGCTTTTCAATCTATGTTCGCAACTTTGCCAGCTACAATGAAACCTATGGGGCCATCGGCGCGGTCGTGATTCTGCTGATGTGGTTCTGGTTGTCTGCCTTCATCGTACTGCTGGGCGCCACACTCAACTGTGAGCTTGAACGTCAGACGGCGCGGGATACGACCATCGGCCATCCCAGACCCATGGGACAGCGAGGCGCCTGGGCAGCAGACACCGTGGCGGATGATGCCCATGAGCGGCGCTGAAGCCGCTCGATGGATACAGGACCAACGCCCAATCGTCACCCGAAAACTTCATGTGCATGATAAGGCGATAGCCAGTAGGTCAAGAACCGGCAAGGAGCCGACACATGAAGCTTTTCAAGCGTTATACCCAACGGGATCGTCTGCCATGGCGGGCACGGCACATGTTCAACACTGATGAGAAGATCGATACGGCTGTAGACGAGCCGATGCGAGGGGCGACCCGCACCAGCAAGGTTCCTTCGATGCCACCCGTTGATGATCGCCCGACCGCCCGCTGAGACGTTCGATTGCCTGAGGTCATTCCCGGACGCCACACCGGCACCCGAGTTGAAAAAACAGTGTTTTTTTCTATAGTCGATCTGATCGAGGGCGTGTAAGCGCGCTTTCGTGAACCGTTGTCACCAAACGGTTTGTACCGCTTGTGGCACCGGGCAAGGGAGATTCGGCAATCAACGAAAGGGAGTGTACATGATGCAACCGGTTCAGCGTCTGGCAGGCACAATTCTGGTCACGGCCGGCCTGTTGGGAGCCTCCTCGGCCTTTGCCGCACCCCAGGGGCTCTACTCCTCGAGCGAGCTGATGGATGCCGATGTCTATCTTCAGGGACAGGATCAGCAAAGTATCGGTGAAGTCGAGGATATCCTGCTGGGCGAAAACATGGGCGTTCAGGCCCTGGTGATCGAAACCGACGATGACAGCCAGTTGGGCGATCACGAGTATGTGATCGAAAAGGGTCATTTCACCGTCCAGACCACCAACGACGATAATCTCGATGAACTCCGCTATCGGGTCACCGTCAACATGGACGAAGCCCAGGTGGCCAAACAGGCGCAGTACACCAATGACTGGTGGCAGAACGCCAAACGCGACGCTGCAAAAGCCTGGGAAAATACTCGCGAGAGTGCCTCCAGCGCCTGGCAGAGCACCCGTGAGGCCACTTCCAGCCTGCTGGAAAAAGCCAGCGACGCCATCAGCCCCGAGCAGTAATGTCGCTCGTCACCGACCGCTGGGTGCCAGCGGTCGGTGGTTTGCGGAAAAGCCCTACTCCGGCATCAGAATCACCGCACCCAGCGGTGGAAGCGTCAGTTTCAACGAGCAGGGATGACCGTGCGAAGCGGTCTGCGATGCCACTACCCCGCCACCATTACCGATATTACTGCCACCATAAAGCTCACTGTCACTGTTGAAGCGTTCGCTCCAGCGCCCTTCTCTGGGGACCCCAAGGGTATAGTCTTCAAGCACACGCGGCGTGAAGTTGACCACGACCAGCGCCACGCCTTCCTCATGGCTCCAGCGTAGCCAGGCCAGCACGCTGTTTTGGGCATCGTCCCCTACAATCCATTCGAAGCCGTGTGGTCGATCATCCTGTTCATGCAGCGCCGGGAGCGTGCGATAGAGCAGATTGAGTTCGCGCACCAGCCGCTGCAACCCCGCATGGCCCGCCTCACTCAGCAGCCACCAGTCGATCTCACGATCATGACTCCACTCCTGCCATTGGCCGAATTCGCAACCCATGAACAGCAGCTTGCGCCCGGGGTGTGTCCACATGGCCGTCAGATAAGCACGCAGATTGGCAAACTGCTGCCAGCGATCTCCCGGCATCCGGGCAATCAGCGACCCCTTGCCGTGAACCACTTCATCGTGGGAAATCGGCAGCACAAAACGCTCGGAATAGGCGTAAACCATCGAAAAGGTCATCTGATGATGATGGTAACTGCGATAGAGCGGATCCTGCTGCATGTAGCTCAGGGTGTCGTGCATCCACCCCATGTTCCATTTCCAGTCGAAGCCCAGCCCGCCTTCGCTTACCGGCGCTGTCACTCCCGGCCAGGCCGTGGATTCCTCGGCAATCATCAGCGCACCGGGCACCTCTTCATGAACGACCTCGTTGAGGTGGCGGAGAAAATCGATCGTCTCGAGATTCTCCTGGCCACCGTAGCGATTGGGTATCCACTCCCCGTCGCGACGGGAGTAGTTGCGATACAGCATGGAGGCCACGGCATCCACGCGCAGGCCATCGATATGAAACTCGCGCAGCCAGTGCAGTGCCGATGAAAGCAGGAAGCCATGTACCTCACGCCGACCGAGGTTATAGATATAGGTATTCCAGTCCTGGTGAAACCCTTCGTAAGGATGGCTGTACTCATAGAGTGCAGTGCCATCGAAGCGGGCCAGTCCGTGTGGATCGGTAGGAAAGTGCGCCGGAACCCAGTCGAGAATGACACCAATGCCGGCCACATGGCATGCATCGACGAAGGCCGCGAACGCCTGCGGTGAGCCGAAGCGTCCACTGGGTGCGAACTGCGATAGCGGCTGATAGCCCCAGGAACCACCAAAGGGGTGTTCCATGATCGGCAGCAGTTCGATATGCGTGAACCCCATTTCACTGACGTAGGGGATCAGCGATTCCGCCAGCTCCTGCCAGTTATAGCTCTCCCCATCATCACCGCCATGGCGACGCCATGAACCCACATGCAGCTCATAGATTGCAACGGGTGCCTCGGTGGACTGACGCTTGCTGCGTGTCGCCAGCCAGTCGGCATCATGCCATTCGATGGAGGCTGGATCGGCCACCACGGAGCCTGTCAGCGGCGGTGGCTGTGTGGCCAGGGCCACCGGATCCGCCTTGCGCAGCCACTGGCCATCCGCGCCGATCAGATCAAACTGATAGATCGCGCCGGGCGCAAGGCGGGGGATGAACAGCTCCCAGACCCCGGAGGGATGACGCCTGCGCATCAGATGACGACGGCCGTCCCATTGATTGAAATCCCCGATGACCGAGACACGCTGAGCGTTGGGTGCCCACACCGCAAAACGCACACCCGGGATGCCTTCGACGCTCATGGCATGAGCGCCGAGGCACCCTCCCAGCCGGCGGTGCGTCCCCTCACCGATCAGATAGAGGTCAAGCTCGCCGAGCAACAGGTCAAAGCTGTAGGGATCCTCGACCACCTCCTCTCCCCATGGCCAGCGCACATGCAGTACATAGGGTTCTATATAATCCAGATGCGCCACGAACAGGCCGGGTAGCCGACTACGCTCCAGCCGAGCCAGCAAACGATCCGGAGCCTCACGGGGCCGTACCTCGACTCCGATTGCCCCGGGCAGCCAGGTGCGCAGGATGACACTGCCATCAGGCTGTTCATGCGGTCCCAGCACTGCAAAAGGATCGCCATGGCGCCCTTCGCCCAATGCCTGCGCCACATGATCGTCAATTTCCCTGTCGAGGGTAGTGGCTTGCGTGGTAGCCGATTCGGCACGGCGGTTATCACTCATGACGTTCTCCCGGGGTAGCGGCGTTCGTGAAAGCCGTGGTCGTCCGAACGCTGCATGGCTTCTGCCAGAGCAGCCAGACCGAACAACGGCACCTTCAGCCAGTCGGGACGATTGGCCGCTTCATAGGTCAGCTCATAAGCGGCTTTCTCCAGCAGACACAGGCTCAGAATACTGGTAAAGATTTCTCCCTGTTCAGCGTTGCTCGCCGAATATCCGGCGACTTCACGATAGGTGGACAAAAAGGCGGCATTGGCCTCACGGTAGTACTGCTCTGCCACCCGACGATCCTGCTGCAGAGTGGCCTCATCACGCTCGCTGCTCTGGGCATTTTCCAGCGCCATGGCGGCGGCATAATCGAAGGACCGCAGAATACCGGCCACATCGCGTAGCGGACTGTGTTTGGCACGTCGCTCAGTCAGCGGTCGAGCCGGTTCGCCCTCGAAATCGATCAGCCAGGCATCTTCCTGAGCTACCAGCACCTGGCCAAGATGCAGATCGCCATGAATGCGGGTACGCAGCGCCCCTTGCAGTTGCGGCTCCACTGCCTGCAACCACTGCTCGATGCGATCCCGACTGCTCAGCAGCACAGCCGCACGCTCCCGACTCACTTCAGGCAGATCCGTCTGGCGATGACCCAGTACAGCCATGGCCTCGGCCACCCGCGCACGAACACGTTCAACCCAGGCATGAGCCTCATCAGTATCAATGACCTGCGGCGCAAAATCGGGGTCTTCGGTGGGGCTGGCCAGTACCTGATGCATTTCGGCCAGTCGTCTACCGAGCAGTGAAGCGAAAGTGGTCAGCGTGGACATGGCCCCGAATCCTTCGCCGAGAGGCGGTTCGCTGCTGCCACCCTCTTCCTTCAGGCCTTCCTGAACCTTCTCTTCGCTGGCTTCACGCATTGCACGATCCAGCGTATTGAGCGTCCACAGCCAGCCATCGCCCTGATTGGCGACATATCCCTGAGCCACCATCAGGACATGAGGCACACCGGCCTCATCGACACGCACAATCTCTCCCAGCATGGGCGCAATATGCTCGAAGCCACGCGTTGTCAGATAGCGGCCCATTTCGGCTTCGGGATGCTGCCCGGGTTCGATCTTGCGAATCAGCTTGAGCACGATGCGCTCATCGATGATGACCGAGCTGTTGGATTGCTCGACACCGGGATAGCGGACATCCTGCTCCTGCGGCATCATCTCCGCCCACAGCGGTGCCAATCGGTCACTGGGGACAAACTGCAGCTCTCCATGCTCCAGCGGCAGACGCTGTCCTGCCCTGAGGGATTCCATCAGGCGCAGAATCACGGCAGGCATGGCAAAGGCATCGGTGAGATAGCCCACTTCACGCCCACGTCTCACCCGGGCCAGGGCCAGACTCTCCACCAGCGCCGAAGGATGCTGTTCATCCACATGCGTCAGTGCCAGCAAATAGTGCTGCGCCGGTCCTTCTTCCGAAGTCTCTGTTCGGGTTTCACACAACAGCACGCTGGGTACTTCATCGCCGGGGGGCGGCGTCAGAATGGTGGTGTGTCCGATCTCGACCTCGATCCGCGCGGCCTGCTTGGCACCGAACCAGCGCCGCTGGGCCAGATAGATGGGCAGAATATCCCGCTCCAGCTGACGCCGAGCCGGGGGTTGCAGGATATCCTCGATGCCGCGCTTGATAATCAGGGTCAGCAGATCGGGCATGACGCTGTGTGCCGGCGTATGCCAGGCCGGCAGCCGTGCCTCGCCGGCAAGCGTGAACCAGTAGAAGCCATAGGGCGGCAGCGTCATCTGATAGGGTGCGCGCACGATCGGCGGAAAGGCACTGCCACCGATCATTTCCACCGGCACCAGCCCCTCGAACGCCGACAGGTCGAGCGCTACCGCCTGAGCAGTACGCGAGACATTGGCCACGCAGAGAATCACGTCAGTCTCGCCATTCTCCGGGGTATATTCGCGCAGATAAGCCAGAATGCGCCGATTGGCCGGCGTGAGCATACGTAACGTGCCGCGACCAAAGGCGCGATGACGATTGCGGACTGCCAGCAACCGACGTGTCCAGTTCAGTGACGAATGGGCATCGCGCGCCTGCGCCTCGACATTGATGGTCTGAAAACCGTAGAGCGGATCCATGATCGGCGGCAGCACCAGACTCGCCGGATCAGCCCGGGAGAAGCCGCCATTACGATCCATGGACCACTGCATGGGGGTACGCACGCCATCCCGGTCACCGAGATGAATGTTATCCCCCATGCCGATCTCGTCGCCGTAATACAACACCGGCGTACCCGGCATCGACAGCAGCAGGCTGTTGAGCAGTTCCACCCGGCGCCGATCCCGCTCCATCAGCGGTGCCAGCCGTCGGCGAATACCCAGGTTGATGCGAGCACGCCGATCGGCTGCGTAGTGTTCCCACAGATAGTCACGCTCACGATCGGTGACCATCTCCAGCGTCAGTTCATCATGGTTACGCAGGAAGATCGCCCACTGGCAATTGTCGGGAATGGACGGTGTCTGGCGCAGAATGTCAGTGATCGGAAAGCGATCTTCCTGAGCCAATGCCATATACATGCGCGGCATCAGCGGGAAATGGAAGGCCATGTGACACTCATCACCATGACCACTTTCATCACCGCCGAAATAGGGTTGTGTATCCTCGGGCCACTGATTGGCTTCGGCCAGCAGCATGCGGTCGGGATAGTGGCGATCAATCTCCGCCCGAATCCGCTTGAGCACGGTATGAGTCTCGGGCAGGTTCTCGTTGTTGGTGCCCTCCCGCTCGATCAGATACGGAATGGCATCCAGCCGCAAGCCGTCGACGCCCATCGCCAGCCAGTAGTGCAATACTCGAAGCACTTCTTCCATGACCGGCGGATGATCGAAATTGAGATCCGGCTGGTGAGAGTAGAAACGGTGCCAGAAGTACTGCCCGGCGACCGGATCCCAGGTCCAGTTGGAGTGCTCGGTGTCCAGAAAGATGATGCGCGTGCCACTGTAGGCCTGATCGCTGTCCGACCAGACATAGAAGTTGCGCTCCGAGGAGCCGCGGGGTGCCTGGCGAGCACGCTGAAACCAGGGGTGCTGGTCGGACGTATGGTTGATGACCAGCTCGGTAATCACCCGCAAACCACGGGCATGTGCCTCGCTGATGAAACGCTGGGCATCCGCCAGGGTGCCGTAGTCCGGGCTGACATCGTAGTAATCAGCGATATCGTAGCCGTCATCCCGGCGCGGCGATGGGTAAAACGGCAGCAGCCAGACGGTATTGACCCCCAGCGACTGAATGTAATCGAGCTTCTCGATCAGCCCCGCAAAATCGCCGATACCATCATTATTGGCATCGAAAAACGATTTGACGTGCACCTGATAGATGACGGCATCCTTGTACCACAAGGGATCTTCGATAAAGCGCTCGGCCGCCTCCCCGGATCTTGCTGCAGCACTCTCGACCGACTGCAGGGAGGTTTGAACGACCCTGCCGTTGACATTGATCATGATCCTGCCCCCTCATCCCTGACTTCATCGCC
This DNA window, taken from Kushneria phosphatilytica, encodes the following:
- a CDS encoding glutaredoxin family protein, whose translation is MTQELVLYQFPACPFCQRVLRQIEQLDLDIELRDTRRDPEARQELQQGGGRTMVPCLRITKDDGSVEWMYESEDINRFLVSRYGNRG
- the treS gene encoding maltose alpha-D-glucosyltransferase produces the protein MINVNGRVVQTSLQSVESAAARSGEAAERFIEDPLWYKDAVIYQVHVKSFFDANNDGIGDFAGLIEKLDYIQSLGVNTVWLLPFYPSPRRDDGYDIADYYDVSPDYGTLADAQRFISEAHARGLRVITELVINHTSDQHPWFQRARQAPRGSSERNFYVWSDSDQAYSGTRIIFLDTEHSNWTWDPVAGQYFWHRFYSHQPDLNFDHPPVMEEVLRVLHYWLAMGVDGLRLDAIPYLIEREGTNNENLPETHTVLKRIRAEIDRHYPDRMLLAEANQWPEDTQPYFGGDESGHGDECHMAFHFPLMPRMYMALAQEDRFPITDILRQTPSIPDNCQWAIFLRNHDELTLEMVTDRERDYLWEHYAADRRARINLGIRRRLAPLMERDRRRVELLNSLLLSMPGTPVLYYGDEIGMGDNIHLGDRDGVRTPMQWSMDRNGGFSRADPASLVLPPIMDPLYGFQTINVEAQARDAHSSLNWTRRLLAVRNRHRAFGRGTLRMLTPANRRILAYLREYTPENGETDVILCVANVSRTAQAVALDLSAFEGLVPVEMIGGSAFPPIVRAPYQMTLPPYGFYWFTLAGEARLPAWHTPAHSVMPDLLTLIIKRGIEDILQPPARRQLERDILPIYLAQRRWFGAKQAARIEVEIGHTTILTPPPGDEVPSVLLCETRTETSEEGPAQHYLLALTHVDEQHPSALVESLALARVRRGREVGYLTDAFAMPAVILRLMESLRAGQRLPLEHGELQFVPSDRLAPLWAEMMPQEQDVRYPGVEQSNSSVIIDERIVLKLIRKIEPGQHPEAEMGRYLTTRGFEHIAPMLGEIVRVDEAGVPHVLMVAQGYVANQGDGWLWTLNTLDRAMREASEEKVQEGLKEEGGSSEPPLGEGFGAMSTLTTFASLLGRRLAEMHQVLASPTEDPDFAPQVIDTDEAHAWVERVRARVAEAMAVLGHRQTDLPEVSRERAAVLLSSRDRIEQWLQAVEPQLQGALRTRIHGDLHLGQVLVAQEDAWLIDFEGEPARPLTERRAKHSPLRDVAGILRSFDYAAAMALENAQSSERDEATLQQDRRVAEQYYREANAAFLSTYREVAGYSASNAEQGEIFTSILSLCLLEKAAYELTYEAANRPDWLKVPLFGLAALAEAMQRSDDHGFHERRYPGRTS
- the glgB gene encoding 1,4-alpha-glucan branching protein GlgB — its product is MSDNRRAESATTQATTLDREIDDHVAQALGEGRHGDPFAVLGPHEQPDGSVILRTWLPGAIGVEVRPREAPDRLLARLERSRLPGLFVAHLDYIEPYVLHVRWPWGEEVVEDPYSFDLLLGELDLYLIGEGTHRRLGGCLGAHAMSVEGIPGVRFAVWAPNAQRVSVIGDFNQWDGRRHLMRRRHPSGVWELFIPRLAPGAIYQFDLIGADGQWLRKADPVALATQPPPLTGSVVADPASIEWHDADWLATRSKRQSTEAPVAIYELHVGSWRRHGGDDGESYNWQELAESLIPYVSEMGFTHIELLPIMEHPFGGSWGYQPLSQFAPSGRFGSPQAFAAFVDACHVAGIGVILDWVPAHFPTDPHGLARFDGTALYEYSHPYEGFHQDWNTYIYNLGRREVHGFLLSSALHWLREFHIDGLRVDAVASMLYRNYSRRDGEWIPNRYGGQENLETIDFLRHLNEVVHEEVPGALMIAEESTAWPGVTAPVSEGGLGFDWKWNMGWMHDTLSYMQQDPLYRSYHHHQMTFSMVYAYSERFVLPISHDEVVHGKGSLIARMPGDRWQQFANLRAYLTAMWTHPGRKLLFMGCEFGQWQEWSHDREIDWWLLSEAGHAGLQRLVRELNLLYRTLPALHEQDDRPHGFEWIVGDDAQNSVLAWLRWSHEEGVALVVVNFTPRVLEDYTLGVPREGRWSERFNSDSELYGGSNIGNGGGVVASQTASHGHPCSLKLTLPPLGAVILMPE
- a CDS encoding YihY/virulence factor BrkB family protein; its protein translation is MTHRPASAPPSSSDHTIGREADTPMAIPARGWWQTLLRVRAEINDNHANLIAASIAFYGLLALFPAIAAFISLWGMIFDPDQVQAQINMLSSVLPSEAATLIEQQALAVTTQPGSGLGATAIGGLLLTLVSASKGVRGFMAGLNIMYNEREERGLIKRTLITWVLTAGLILMTIVTLGTITLLPALIARLPFGGMLNALLIYVRWPLLLALVMMALTILYRFGPSRRPPRLGWISTGSIAATLLWLVGSIGFSIYVRNFASYNETYGAIGAVVILLMWFWLSAFIVLLGATLNCELERQTARDTTIGHPRPMGQRGAWAADTVADDAHERR
- a CDS encoding CsbD family protein, with translation MSSFAEGQSTRHASKEVGVMAKDSKADKAEGAIDKAAGKLKEGVGKATDNHHTEAEGKAQQAKGHGKSARGETKDALKDRK
- a CDS encoding adenosine deaminase, whose protein sequence is MKTWLKALPKAELHLHIEGTLEPELMFELAARNGVTLPYASIDEVRAAYEFSNLQSFLDLYYQGMAVLHTEQDFFELAMAYFDRAHADGVVHVELSFDPQPHLLRGLEPSVPFEGLERAMREAEQRYDISSALIMSFVRDRSAEEAMTVLEQTRAWHHRLAAIGLDSAELGNPPEKFAAVFERARELGIPRLAHAGEEGPATYISGAMDALGVCRIDHGVRCLEDPALVERLKSEQMPLTVCPLSNVYLKVVERLENHPLPGLLEQGLKVTLNSDDPAYFGGGMLNNFIACHDAFGWDQATFRQLARNALEEAFMNDERRSRLLSAVANC